TCGCCCTTGCCGCCCTTGCCGCCCTTGCCGTCGTCCCCGTCCGCGGAGCCGTCGTCGTCCTTCTTCAGGTCGGGCTTCGTGTCGGGCTTGTGCGCCGCCTCGCCGAGCATCTTGTCCAGCTCGGAGAAGTCCAGCTGCTCGTGGTGGACGAAGCCGTCCGGGTCGTCCAGGTCGGAGGCGTTCGGCAGCATGTCCGGGTGCGCCCACAGCGCGTCCCGGCCGTCCACACCGCGTGCGTCGGCCAGCGACGCCCACAGCCGGGAGGCGTCCCGCAGCCGGCGCGGGCGCAGCTGCAGACCGATGAGCGTGGCGAACGTCTGTTCGGCCGGGCCGCCCGAGGCGCGGCGCCTGCGCAGCGTCTCGCGCAGCGCGTCCGCCGACGACAGGCGCGGCTTGGCCGCCGCGTGCACGACCGCGTCCACCCAGCCCTCGACCAGCGCCAGCGCCGTCTCCAGACGGGCCAGGGCGGCCTTCTGCTCCGGGGTGTCCTCCGGCTGGAACATGCCCTGCTGGAGCGCCTGCTGCAGCTCCTCGGGGTTCTGCGGGTCGAACTGGCCGACCACGTCCTCCAGCTTCGCGGTGTCGACCTTGATCCCGCGCGCGTACCCCTCGACGGCACCGAAGAGGTGCGAGCGCAGCCACGGCACATGGGCGAACAGCCGCTGGTGGGCGGCCTCGCGCAGGGCCAGGTACAGCCGTACCTCCTCCATCGGCACGCCCAGGTCCTTGCCGAAGCCCTCGATGTTCAGCGGCAGCAGCGCGGCCTTGCCGGCCGGGCCGAGCGGCAGGCCGATGTCGGTCGAGCCGACGACCTCGCCCGCGAGCACGCCGACGGCCTGCCCGATCTGCGTGCCGAACATGGCGCCGCCCATCGAGCGCATCATGCCGATGAGGGGACCGGCCATCGCCTGCATCTCCTCCGGCAGGACATCGCCCATGGCCGCGCCGACGCGCTCGGCGACCGGGTCCACCAGGTCCTTCCACACCGGCAGCGTCGCCTCGACCCACTCCGCGCGGCTCCAGGCCACGGCGGTGCCCGCACCCGACGGCAGGGACGTCGCGTCGTCGAGCCACAGGTCGGCCAGGCGGACGGCCTCCTGGACCGCCGCACGCTCGGCGGGGCCCACGCTCGCGTCCTTGGTGCCGTTCGGTGCGCCCTGGGCGACCGTCTGGCGGGCGATCTGCTGGGCCATGTCCCAGTTCACCGGCCCGCCCTCGTAGGAGAGCATCTGGCCGAGCTGCTGGAACGCGGCCCCCAGATCGCTGGGGTTCAGGGAACCGAACATCGCTGCGAACGGGTTGTCGGCGCCGGCGCCGCCGGCTCCGGGCGACCCGAAACCGAACGGATTGGCCGGTCCCTGACCACCACCGCTCTGCTGGTCCTTCTTCTTGCCCTCGTCGCCGTCGTCCGGCTCCTCCGGCGGAAGGCCGAATCCGAATGGGGTGTCACTCACGGGGTTCCTCGGCTGGTTGGGCCACCGGCTCTCACTCCGGCGGCTGGCTGCCCGACAACACCACCCAGCGTAGACACCTGGACCGGTTCGGGCCTCGGTGCGTCGCCGACTCCTGGGCTGCGGCAGGATGGATGCCACCCGGTGCGCACGCGTCCACCGCCTGCGTACCGTCGCGCTCGTACTGAAGACAACCGCTGGAGACGCCCGGTGAGTTCCCCAGATCCGCAGGTTCGCGCAGCGCGAAACCACACAACCGGCCCGGCCGGCCGCGGCCCCGTCGTCGCGGTCACCGGTGCCGCGACCGGGGTCGGAGCCCTGCTCACCGAGCGGCTCGCCGCCTCGGACGAGATCGGACAGGTGATCGCGCTCGACGAGCGGCGCGGCGAGTGCGCCGCCGCCCAGTGGCACGTCCTCGACGTGCGCGACCCGGCCATCGCGGAGAAGCTGCGCGGCGCGGACGTCGTCGTCCACCTGGCCCTCGACCTGGATCTCGAGACCGACGCCGCCGCCCGGACGGCCTACAACGTCCGGGGGACGCAGACCGTGCTGACCGCCGCCGCGGCGGCCGGGGTGCACCGGGTGGTGCTCTGCACCTCCGCGATGGTCTACGGGGCACTGCCGGACAACGAGCTGCCGCTCTCCGAGGACGCCGAGCTGCGGGCCACCGCGGAGGCGACCGGGGTGGGCGACCTGCTGGAGATCGAACGGCTGGCCCGGCGGGCCCCGCGCGCGCACCCCGGGCTCAACGTGACCGTCGTCCGCCCCGCCGTCCTGGTCGGCGGCACGGACACCGCGCTGACCAGGTACTTCGAGTCGCCCCGACTGCTCGTCGTCGCCGGGTCGCGGCCCGCCTGGCAGTTCTGCCACGTCGAGGATCTGTGCGGGGCGCTGGAGTACGCCGTCCTGGAGAAGGCCGACGGGGAACTCGCCGTCGGCTGCGACGGCTGGCTGGAGCAGGAGGAGGTCGAGGAGCTCAGCGGCATCCGGCGCATGGAGCTGCCGTCGGCCGTGGCGCTGGGCGCGGCGGCGCGGCTGCACCGCATCGGGCTCACCCCGTCGCCCGCGGGCGACCTCGCCTACACGATGTACCCCTGGGTGGTGAGCGGGAGCCGGCTGCACGACGCGGGCTGGCGGCCGCGCTGGACCAACGAGGAGGTGCTCGCGGCGCTCCTGGAGGAGGTCTCCGGACGGCACACGGTGGCCGGACGGCGGCTGGGCCGCAAGGACGCGACGGCGGCGGGCGCGGCGGGGGCGACGGTGGCGCTGCTGGGCGCGGCGGCGGTCGTACGGCGGGCGCGCAAGGCGCGGCGGCGGTAGACGGCTCGGGGCGCGCTGGACGCCGGACGCCGGGCATCGGACATCGGACGCCGGGCGCCGGGTGTGCGCGGCCGGTTGCCGGATGATCCGGTCGTACGTTCCCTGGTTGTCGGTGCCGTGCGGCACGATGGGGGGATGGCTGGTATCCAGGAGCACCCCGGTGAGCGCGCGGCCGGGGATCCCATCAAGTTGCTCGGCATCCGTGACACGCCGCTCTCCGTCGACGAGGTCTTCCGGGCCGTGGGGGACGACGCCGCCGGAGGCACCGCGCTGTTCGTCGGCACCGTGCGCGACCACGACGGTGGGGCCGACGTCGACGCCCTGTCGTACTCGGGCCACCCGAGCGCCGAGGCCGAGCTGCGGCGCGTGGCCGAGAAGGTCGTCGCCGACTACCCCGTGCGCGCGCTGGCCGCGGTCCACCGGGTGGGAGACCTGACCGTCGGCGACCTCGCCGTCGTCGTCGCCGTGGCCTGCCCGCACCGCGGCGAGGCCTTCGAGGCGTGCCGGAAGCTGATCGACGACCTCAAGCACGAGGTGCCCATCTGGAAGCACCAGACGTTCTCCGACGGGACGGAGGAATGGGTGGGCGCCGACGCCTGCTGATCCGCTGCCCCCGGCCCGCGCGCCCGCCGCTCCACGCTCCCGCGACACGCGCCGGCCGCCCCCTCCGGAGGCGTGACCCACCCCCTGGCATGCGCGTTAGCATGCGGATGATTAATCTGTTGATCAGTCAGTCGCGGACGCTCAAGGGGTTGGGAGGTCGGCATGGCGGCGCTCGCCTGGTTGCTGATTCCGTTCGTTGCCGCGATCGGTGCCGGACTGTGGGGCGGCTGGGCCGGCCGGAACCGCAAGAC
The DNA window shown above is from Streptomyces sp. NBC_00670 and carries:
- a CDS encoding molybdenum cofactor biosynthesis protein MoaE — encoded protein: MAGIQEHPGERAAGDPIKLLGIRDTPLSVDEVFRAVGDDAAGGTALFVGTVRDHDGGADVDALSYSGHPSAEAELRRVAEKVVADYPVRALAAVHRVGDLTVGDLAVVVAVACPHRGEAFEACRKLIDDLKHEVPIWKHQTFSDGTEEWVGADAC
- a CDS encoding zinc-dependent metalloprotease; protein product: MSDTPFGFGLPPEEPDDGDEGKKKDQQSGGGQGPANPFGFGSPGAGGAGADNPFAAMFGSLNPSDLGAAFQQLGQMLSYEGGPVNWDMAQQIARQTVAQGAPNGTKDASVGPAERAAVQEAVRLADLWLDDATSLPSGAGTAVAWSRAEWVEATLPVWKDLVDPVAERVGAAMGDVLPEEMQAMAGPLIGMMRSMGGAMFGTQIGQAVGVLAGEVVGSTDIGLPLGPAGKAALLPLNIEGFGKDLGVPMEEVRLYLALREAAHQRLFAHVPWLRSHLFGAVEGYARGIKVDTAKLEDVVGQFDPQNPEELQQALQQGMFQPEDTPEQKAALARLETALALVEGWVDAVVHAAAKPRLSSADALRETLRRRRASGGPAEQTFATLIGLQLRPRRLRDASRLWASLADARGVDGRDALWAHPDMLPNASDLDDPDGFVHHEQLDFSELDKMLGEAAHKPDTKPDLKKDDDGSADGDDGKGGKGGKGDDKGENDSKGDGAE
- a CDS encoding SDR family oxidoreductase; translated protein: MSSPDPQVRAARNHTTGPAGRGPVVAVTGAATGVGALLTERLAASDEIGQVIALDERRGECAAAQWHVLDVRDPAIAEKLRGADVVVHLALDLDLETDAAARTAYNVRGTQTVLTAAAAAGVHRVVLCTSAMVYGALPDNELPLSEDAELRATAEATGVGDLLEIERLARRAPRAHPGLNVTVVRPAVLVGGTDTALTRYFESPRLLVVAGSRPAWQFCHVEDLCGALEYAVLEKADGELAVGCDGWLEQEEVEELSGIRRMELPSAVALGAAARLHRIGLTPSPAGDLAYTMYPWVVSGSRLHDAGWRPRWTNEEVLAALLEEVSGRHTVAGRRLGRKDATAAGAAGATVALLGAAAVVRRARKARRR